A part of Buchnera aphidicola (Sarucallis kahawaluokalani) genomic DNA contains:
- the rpsJ gene encoding 30S ribosomal protein S10, with amino-acid sequence MQNQRIRIRLKAFDHHLIDQSTFEIVATAKRTGAKVKGPIPLPTKKERFTVLISPHVDKDARDQYEIRTHKRLIDIVKPTEKTVDALMRLDLAAGVDVQISLD; translated from the coding sequence ATTGAAAGCATTTGATCATCATTTAATTGATCAATCTACATTTGAAATTGTTGCAACTGCAAAAAGAACAGGTGCAAAAGTGAAAGGTCCAATTCCTTTACCAACAAAAAAAGAGCGATTTACAGTGTTAATTTCTCCTCATGTTGATAAAGATGCCCGTGACCAATACGAAATTCGTACACATAAACGATTAATTGATATTGTTAAACCAACTGAAAAAACCGTCGATGCACTAATGCGGCTTGATTTAGCTGCTGGAGTTGATGTTCAAATTAGTTTAGATTAA